Below is a window of Naumovozyma castellii chromosome 9, complete genome DNA.
GCTCCCCTAATTATTTTGCACCTTTGATTTTTTCGCCAGTCAGCCTGAATTTTTTCACATTGACTGTAAATGGTAAGCATAAAACTATGTTGATTTCCTAAGAAGACTTTTCCTTTTACTATTACGAgtataataaattttttttaataagTGTTCAGCAGATCTCTGGGCACTTTCTAAAATGCTCGATTAAGTTGACTGCCATTCtagaatatttttgaatgatCTAAGCAAATAAGAGTCACTCTCAAGGAGACCAGGGATAAATCAACAGACACCCATTGTCAGCAATTACACTATCTTCCACGTGATGATCGATACTTTTTAAACACCGGAGTGTTCGATTATCCCTTAACCCGTGGCTTAAGTAATCAGCCGATATGAAAGCATTACATAATAATTCCACATTTACTTGGCATTACGTAGTTAGCTAATCCTGATCATATGGGCCTTGGCAGGAAACACCTCCTTATCGCATAATTATCAATTACTCCTCTTTTTTTAAGCAAATAAGGGTTAGTTTAATTTTACCAGGAACAGGAAAACTATAGTTTGCATAGTATAATCgagaaaaagaaatcgGGCTCCGATAATGCGTATCAATCAATATATTTCCCAATTGGAGACAATGTCGATTATTTAATTCCAATGGGAATGACGTGATCTGGAAAGAACAGGTGTTGGCTCCCCACATCCGTGGTCCgatattttttattgatGTTTGCTATGAAAGTTGACCTTCCTTTATGCCGACAACAGTATATAGTGGCACCGAAGGTAGTTACTACCGCGGTTGAACATTACTTTAGGAGATCTTGCTCAGCATTTACTCCAATACTCGACTGAGCTAATAACTTCTGAATGAACTTATGTCGCTCAGTCATCATATATAAAGAGCCTttaaacaagaagaaaggaTAGTATATGAAGCAGTTAGTTAGTAATCATAAAAGAACAACtaaaagaaacaaatttattaacaaGAAATGTCGTCTCCAGTTATCCCAAAAACCCAAAAAGcaattatttttgaatctAACGGAGGTCCACTAGAGTACAAAGATATCCCAGTTCCAACCCCAAAGTCTAACGAAATTTTGGTCAACATCAAATATTCTGGTGTCTGTCACACAGACTTACATGCCTGGAAGGGTGACTGGCCCTTAGATACCAAATTACCATTGGTTGGAGGTCACGAAGGTGCTGGTATTGTCGTCGCTATTGGTGACAATGTCAAGGGCTGGAAAATTGGTGATTATGCTGGTGTAAAATGGTTGAATGGCTCTTGTATGGCATGCGAATACTGTGAATTGGGGAACGAATCAAATTGTCCAAATGCTGATTTGTCAGGTTACACTCACGATGGTTCTTTCCAACAATATGCTACAGCTGATGCTGTTCAGGCTGCTAGAATTCCAGCCGGAACAAACTTGTCAGAAGTAGCTCCAATCCTATGTGCTGGTATGACAGTCTACAAGGCTTTGAAATCTGCTAATTTGAGGGCTGGAGAATGGGTTGCCATTTCTGGTGCTTGTGGTGGGTTAGGTTCTTTATGTATCCAATATGCAAACGCTATGGGTTATAGAGTATTAGGTATCGATGGTGGTGATGATAAGGCCAAACTATTCAAGCAACTACATGGTGAAGTCTTCATTGATTTTACGAAGACTAAGGATGTCATTTCTGAAGTTAACAAGGTTACTAATGGTGGTGCTCATGGTGTCATCAATGTGTCTGTTTCTGAAGCGGCAATTGAAGCCTCCACCAAATACTGTAGAGCTAACGGTACTGTTGTCTTAGTTGGTTTGCCTGGTGGTGCCAAGTGTAAATCTGATGTCTTTAATCAAGTTGTTAAGTCTATGACAATTGTTGGCTCTTACGTTGGAAATAGAGCTGATACAAGAGAAGCTTTGGACTTCTTCACTAGAGGTTTGGTTAAGGCTCCAATCCATGTGGCTCCCTTGTCCACCTTACCaacaatatttgaaaaaatggaaaaggGTCAAATTGTTGGTAGATATGTTGTTGATACATCTAGATAGAAGAATACATGATATACTGATATAATATTTATAGTTTACCAATTCGAGAAAAATctatattatttgaatcGCCTGAGATTTTAAGTTGTCGACTGATTTCGGTTGGGTCTCGGAGATCCGTGCTTAAAACGGTGGCATATTTCTGAACATTTAACTGTTACGTAAGGAAAAGAATACCTGTGAAAATTGCACCTACATATAAAAGGAAGATTCTACAATACGTAGAAGTGAGCAAGATACTTCAAGTCGATGTTTCGCAAGTCACTAGGCTCAATTCTCGCAAGAAGAACAATGTCAAACTCAATTGTAAGCAAACAACAATCCGCCATTATTTTTGATGGTATCAGTGATGGTTATGATGTGATTAAATACAAGACCATTCAAACTCCCACAGTTGAAAACTCTAACGAGATGGTTATAAAGAATTCTTATTCTGGTATTAACTTTATCGAGGCATACTTCCGTAAGGGAATATATCCATGTGAATTACCATACCTTCCAGGCAGGGAAGCCTCGGGGATAGTCGCTGAAGTTGGGAAAGAtgtgaaaaatttccaaattggtGATAAGGTGGCTTATCTTCATGGTGAGACAATGGCTGAGTTTAccaaaattaaagaaactgaCCCTATCATCAAATTATCGAAAGATGCAAGTGACGAAAACTTGAAATTATATGCTGCTGGTTTACTACAATCGTTGACAGCTATAACT
It encodes the following:
- the NCAS0I01720 gene encoding zinc-dependent alcohol dehydrogenase, translated to MSSPVIPKTQKAIIFESNGGPLEYKDIPVPTPKSNEILVNIKYSGVCHTDLHAWKGDWPLDTKLPLVGGHEGAGIVVAIGDNVKGWKIGDYAGVKWLNGSCMACEYCELGNESNCPNADLSGYTHDGSFQQYATADAVQAARIPAGTNLSEVAPILCAGMTVYKALKSANLRAGEWVAISGACGGLGSLCIQYANAMGYRVLGIDGGDDKAKLFKQLHGEVFIDFTKTKDVISEVNKVTNGGAHGVINVSVSEAAIEASTKYCRANGTVVLVGLPGGAKCKSDVFNQVVKSMTIVGSYVGNRADTREALDFFTRGLVKAPIHVAPLSTLPTIFEKMEKGQIVGRYVVDTSR